A genome region from Chengkuizengella sp. SCS-71B includes the following:
- the rpmE gene encoding 50S ribosomal protein L31 — protein MKEAIHPKYELTTVTCACGNSFEAGSVKENLRVEICSNCHPFFTGKQKFVDAGGRVDRFKKKYGL, from the coding sequence ATGAAAGAAGCAATTCATCCTAAATACGAACTAACTACAGTAACATGTGCTTGTGGAAATTCTTTTGAAGCAGGTTCTGTTAAGGAAAATCTTCGTGTTGAGATTTGTTCTAATTGTCATCCATTTTTCACTGGTAAGCAGAAGTTTGTTGATGCTGGTGGACGTGTGGATCGTTTCAAGAAAAAATATGGTCTATAA